One Pyrus communis chromosome 4, drPyrComm1.1, whole genome shotgun sequence genomic region harbors:
- the LOC137732898 gene encoding uncharacterized protein, which produces MVDNGKDELRGLVEGLRDELLGALNTMADKMRKEVQVQLDNIEARFVALQEEIKDTRELKGDVAFCKEAVVKQFVQGPREIKALDSKVIDSFKPKSYNGKREAKELDTFVWNVERYFKYLKLEDDESKISTATMFLADNALMWWRRRSMEIEQGTFSLTTWDEFKKDIMLHFYPQNAKYEAKEKLRWLKQTGSVKDYVNTFVSLLFEVPNMLEEDKLMYFMSGLQNWAKLELQRRHVQTLSDAIAAAESLIEFKLSHQGDSKSTGKRGNHEKSGGEHKPKDKAETSKPKEKKADKHDKSKGKSWQPTCYLCDGPHMM; this is translated from the coding sequence ATGGTGGACAATGGCAAGGATGAACTGCGTGGCTTGGTGGAAGGGCTACGAGATGAGCTCCTTGGCGCCCTCAACACCATGGCAGACAAGATGCGGAAGGAAGTCCAGGTTCAACTTGACAACATAGAGGCAAGGTTTGTGGCGCTTCAAGAAGAGATAAAAGACACAAGGGAACTTAAGGGAGATGTGGCGTTTTGTAAAGAAGCAGTCGTGAAGCAATTCGTGCAAGGGCCGAGGGAAATCAAGGCGTTGGACTCCAAGGTAATCGACTCCTTTAAACCCAAATCCTATAATGGGAAAAGGGAAGCAAAGGAGCTCGACACATTCGTGTGGAACGTGGAGCGATACTTCAAGTACCTGAAGCTTGAAGATGACGAGTCCAAAATCTCAACGGCAACCATGTTCTTAGCTGACAATGCCCTTATGTGGTGGCGTCGTCGGAGCATGGAGATTGAGCAAGGTACGTTCTCCCTCACCACTTGGGATGAATTTAAGAAAGATATTATGTTGCACTTCTATCCCCAAAATGCCAAGTACGAAGCCAAGGAGAAACTAAGGTGGCTCAAGCAAACGGGGAGCGTCAAAGACTATGTCAACACCTTCGTGAGTTTGTTATTCGAGGTGCCTAACATGTTAGAGGAAGACAAGCTCATGTACTTCATGAGTGGACTGCAAAATTGGGCAAAACTCGAACTACAAAGGAGACACGTGCAAACATTGTCTGATGCCATTGCCGCCGCCGAATCCTTGATTGAGTTTAAATTAAGCCACCAAGGTGATTCCAAGTCCACGGGGAAGAGGGGTAACCATGAGAAAAGTGGGGGAGAACATAAGCCGAAGGATAAGGCTGAGACAAGCAAACCGAAAGAGAAGAAAGCCGATAAGCATGACAAAAGCAAGGGTAAGTCTTGGCAACCCACTTGTTACTTATGCGACGGCCCTCACATGATGTGA
- the LOC137730435 gene encoding RING-H2 finger protein ATL52-like: protein MGSQGSPKTWIPYMNTKDCSQGFCSLYCPQWCYITIPPPPALEFPRDDSSSSSPNFSPLVIAIIGILVSAFLLVSYYAVISKYCGNEDQRRARRESHGLNEELDDTYNPAIHEPWHVATAGLDEALIKSLTVCKYEKGDGLVEGTDCSVCLSEFEEDESLRLLPKCNHAFHLPCIDTWLKSHSNCPLCRANVVSVSANAFQLPPNAVSESPRLTDHDTSSFAESQGANENAVTAQDSERGSSQNVDVIHGDQVIPKTSSVRAFSDLGNAEGRESTIIEIGGDHEEYHQVVRRSVSMDDSRGNRVLVADIIGMNEEYDEEDNDIDHVGGSDDVAGPSKRSAGGAGKSSHTKGVLLHCVMSPVAMKRSFSSGRFFQIKPSRAGHTVIPPV from the coding sequence ATGGGGTCTCAAGGCAGCCCTAAAACTTGGATACCATATATGAACACAAAAGATTGTTCTCAAGGCTTTTGTAGTTTGTATTGCCCACAGTGGTGTTACATCACAATACCACCCCCACCTGCCCTTGAGTTTCCTCGAGACGATTCATCATCATCGTCTCCAAATTTCTCTCCTCTTGTTATTGCAATTATTGGCATTTTGGTCAGTGCCTTTCTTCTTGTGAGCTACTACGCTGTAATCTCCAAGTACTGTGGCAACGAGGACCAGAGGAGAGCAAGAAGAGAAAGTCATGGCCTGAATGAGGAGCTCGATGACACTTACAACCCGGCGATCCATGAGCCGTGGCATGTAGCAACGGCTGGCTTAGATGAGGCTTTGATCAAGTCATTAACAGTTTGTAAGTACGAGAAGGGAGATGGATTGGTTGAAGGAACAGATTGTTCGGTTTGTTTGAGTGAGTTTGAAGAAGATGAGAGCCTGAGGCTGTTGCCTAAATGCAATCATGCTTTCCATCTCCCTTGCATTGATACATGGCTTAAATCTCACTCCAATTGCCCTTTGTGTCGCGCTAACGTAGTTTCTGTTTCTGCAAATGCTTTTCAATTGCCTCCCAATGCAGTATCTGAAAGTCCTCGATTAACCGATCACGATACATCATCATTTGCTGAAAGCCAAGGAGCAAATGAAAATGCGGTAACGGCACAAGATTCAGAAAGGGGTTCTTCTCAAAACGTGGACGTAATTCATGGAGATCAAGTTATTCCGAAGACATCATCGGTACGGGCTTTTAGTGATTTGGGAAATgcagaagggagagagagtacCATCATTGAGATTGGAGGAGACCATGAGGAATATCATCAAGTAGTTAGAAGGTCGGTTTCCATGGACGATTCACGTGGGAACCGTGTTTTAGTCGCAGATATTATTGGCATGAATGAGGAGTACGATGAAGAGGACAATGATATAGATCATGTGGGAGGCTCAGATGATGTTGCTGGTCCTTCGAAACGGTCTGCTGGAGGAGCTGGAAAATCTAGCCATACAAAAGGAGTACTCCTACATTGTGTTATGAGTCCAGTTGCAATGAAGAGATCATTTTCAAGCGGAAGATTCTTTCAAATCAAGCCTTCAAGAGCAGGGCATACAGTAATTCCTCCAGTCTAG
- the LOC137732899 gene encoding uncharacterized protein, which yields MVHLPELPRKEPEMVYFDQIVFSRPSLANHLKPIYMTAHLEGVPFKRVLIDRGAVVYVLPLKQMKRLCRSEECLIPTDLIVSSFSGAITRTYGILPLEVDLGSKQIMLAFFVVDISSNYEALFGRNWIHQSLSIPSTLHQQVVVYHKARANEPGF from the coding sequence ATGGTACACTTGCCCGAACTTCCACGAAAGGAGCCCGAGATGGTATATTTTGACCAAATTGTGTTCAGTAGACCAAGTCTGGCAAACCATCTCAAGCCTATATATATGACTGCTCATTTGGAGGGAGTACCTTTTAAGCGGGTGTTGATAGATAGGGGAGCAGTGGTTTACGTGCTCCCACTCAAACAAATGAAGAGGTTGTGCAGAAGTGAGGAATGTCTTATTCCTACTGATCTAATAGTTTCTAGTTTCTCTGGGGCCATCACTAGAACATATGGGATATTGCCCTTGGAGGTAGACTTAGGGTCTAAGCAAATCATGTTGGCTTTCTTTGTGGTGGACATCAGCTCTAACTATGAAGCCTTGTTTGGGAGAAATTGGATTCACCAAAGTCTATCAATACCATCTACTTTACATCAACAAGTTGTTGTATACCACAAGGCTAGAGCTAATGAGccaggattttaa